From a region of the Tachypleus tridentatus isolate NWPU-2018 chromosome 1, ASM421037v1, whole genome shotgun sequence genome:
- the LOC143224886 gene encoding growth/differentiation factor 8-like isoform X2: MGMDRPPILDVGQQPSHIRLLAQKYILERLNAVSLSLEEGSDSIYRKARNIFLFPENSTQNYFKDVDAKTAYFTFQLKPEVLMNHVKSLELQALIKMKTSDVVLNHTFMLLEWRKQGNNWTSYIISIKETPINNDWLKVDLTQIGLQWIKQRRKLHLEIRCITCSDNILNSAVSLNKNIQPLLSFRVQFLNNLGRRKRNVQNCSSTTTQCCRDSLHVSFSELGWQDFIIYPAGYDSYYCRGSCLEDVSLAHYHHTTVVYRYLTRLHPSNKPPQLRLCCSPSRLSSITLLVATHNDTIVQMEIPNAVVEECECI; the protein is encoded by the exons ATGGGAATGGATCGACCTCCAATTCTAGATGTTGGACAGCAGCCGTCACACATTCGTTTGTTGGCCCAAAAATATATACTTGAAAGGTTAAACGCAGTTTCACTTTCTTTAGAAGAGGGATCTGACAGTATTTACAGAAAGGCtcgaaatatttttctttttccggAAAACA GCACtcagaattattttaaagacGTAGATGCCAAGACAGCGTATTTCACCTTTCAACTTAAGCCTGAAGTTTTGATGAATCATGTCAAATCACTAGAACTACAAGctcttataaaaatgaaaacttcgGATGTAGTATTAAATCACACTTTCATGCTTCTGGAATGGAGAAAACAGGGTAATAACTGGACTTCTTATATCATTTCGATTAAAGAAACTCCAATAAATAATGATTGGCTAAAAGTTGACCTGACACAAATTGGACTGCAGTGGATAAAACAAAGACGAAAGCTCCACCTAGAAATAAGGTGTATCACTTGCAGTGATAATATCTTAAACTCTGCAgtatctttaaataaaaacattcaaccTCTTTTAAGTTTCCGAGtccagtttttaaataatttaggaAGAAGAAAGAGGAATGTTCAGAATTGTTCATCAACTACAACTCAGTGTTGTCGAGACAGTCTGCATGTTTCTTTCAGCGAACTAGGATGGCAAGATTTTATAATCTACCCTGCAGGATACGACTCTTACTACTGTCGAGGCTCTTGCCTAGAGGACGTTAGTCTGGCACATTATCACCATACCACTGTTGTTTACAGGTATCTAACAAGGCTCCATCCCAGCAATAAACCCCCTCAACTTAGACTGTGTTGTTCTCCTTCGCGTCTTTCATCCATAACCTTGCTCGTAGCAACACATAATGACACTATTGTACAAATGGAAATACCTAACGCTGTCGTGGAAGAGTGTGAGTGTATTTAA
- the LOC143224886 gene encoding growth/differentiation factor 8-like isoform X1 has product MRLVFTGFFTLSLLDCVISLSDKETIINRILGSSNRNISSSPCKNCEKNDYEQHLGYEELKRLRLEIIKNDILRKMGMDRPPILDVGQQPSHIRLLAQKYILERLNAVSLSLEEGSDSIYRKARNIFLFPENSTQNYFKDVDAKTAYFTFQLKPEVLMNHVKSLELQALIKMKTSDVVLNHTFMLLEWRKQGNNWTSYIISIKETPINNDWLKVDLTQIGLQWIKQRRKLHLEIRCITCSDNILNSAVSLNKNIQPLLSFRVQFLNNLGRRKRNVQNCSSTTTQCCRDSLHVSFSELGWQDFIIYPAGYDSYYCRGSCLEDVSLAHYHHTTVVYRYLTRLHPSNKPPQLRLCCSPSRLSSITLLVATHNDTIVQMEIPNAVVEECECI; this is encoded by the exons ATGAGACTAGTATTCACCGGATTTTTTACCTTATCGCTTCTTGATTGTGTTATTTCACTTTCAGATAAGGAGACAATTATCAATCGGATATTGGGAAGTTCTAACAGAAATATTTCGTCTAGTCCTTGTAAAAATTGTGAGAAAAATGACTACGAACAACATCTTGGATATGAAGAACTGAAAAGGCTAAGacttgaaataatcaaaaatgaCATTCTCAGAAAAATGGGAATGGATCGACCTCCAATTCTAGATGTTGGACAGCAGCCGTCACACATTCGTTTGTTGGCCCAAAAATATATACTTGAAAGGTTAAACGCAGTTTCACTTTCTTTAGAAGAGGGATCTGACAGTATTTACAGAAAGGCtcgaaatatttttctttttccggAAAACA GCACtcagaattattttaaagacGTAGATGCCAAGACAGCGTATTTCACCTTTCAACTTAAGCCTGAAGTTTTGATGAATCATGTCAAATCACTAGAACTACAAGctcttataaaaatgaaaacttcgGATGTAGTATTAAATCACACTTTCATGCTTCTGGAATGGAGAAAACAGGGTAATAACTGGACTTCTTATATCATTTCGATTAAAGAAACTCCAATAAATAATGATTGGCTAAAAGTTGACCTGACACAAATTGGACTGCAGTGGATAAAACAAAGACGAAAGCTCCACCTAGAAATAAGGTGTATCACTTGCAGTGATAATATCTTAAACTCTGCAgtatctttaaataaaaacattcaaccTCTTTTAAGTTTCCGAGtccagtttttaaataatttaggaAGAAGAAAGAGGAATGTTCAGAATTGTTCATCAACTACAACTCAGTGTTGTCGAGACAGTCTGCATGTTTCTTTCAGCGAACTAGGATGGCAAGATTTTATAATCTACCCTGCAGGATACGACTCTTACTACTGTCGAGGCTCTTGCCTAGAGGACGTTAGTCTGGCACATTATCACCATACCACTGTTGTTTACAGGTATCTAACAAGGCTCCATCCCAGCAATAAACCCCCTCAACTTAGACTGTGTTGTTCTCCTTCGCGTCTTTCATCCATAACCTTGCTCGTAGCAACACATAATGACACTATTGTACAAATGGAAATACCTAACGCTGTCGTGGAAGAGTGTGAGTGTATTTAA